Genomic DNA from Desulfurellaceae bacterium:
ATTCTCTTCCTCATAGACGGCTTGGAAGAGCGCGACTTTGTCGGGAAAGTGATATTGTAGCGCGCCCTGGCTCCGCTTAGCGCGCCGTGCTATTGCTACGGCCGAGGTGGCGGCATACCCCTGCGTGGCAAACAACTCCTGGGCTGCGTGGAGCAGAGCCCGGCGCGTCAATTCCGACCGGTCGGCGTGGGAGATGCGGGCGGCCATCTCTCCTCCTCTCCATTACTAGATGCCCCTTGAAAGGCCCTTGTATCTTGGAAGATCAGGAAGCGGCGTGTCAAATCGCGCCGGTCTCCAAGCTTGACACTTTGGGCGTTATCAGTCGCCGGCCGATCAACACAGACGAATGTGAAATTTCGATGAAATGTGGCCCCCAGCAGCGCCGCGCGTTCCCCATCTTGGAACGTTGACACGTTGACCCTTATCAGTCGGCGTAGCCCGAGCGGGCCGTTGGAGCCCCGAATGGCGGGCGGGAAGCCAGGCAGGCGACTCAGGACTTCCCGACCGCGGCGCTAGTCCTCTGGAACTGAAGTTCAGATCATTATATAGGTTCCATCGAAATTGGCCATTTGGAGGTGATGCTGATGGGCCGCGGCGTTGGCCGCCCGGTGGCGGCGGTGGTGCTCAGCGAGGAAGAACGGGCGTATCTTGAGCGCCAGGTGCGCCGGCACCGGATCGCGCGCTTACTGGCGGAGCGCTGCCGCCTGATCCTGCGCTGCGCCGAGGGCCTTCCGAACAAGGTCGTCGCAGCGGAGCTCGGGGTGCATGAGCATACGGTCGGGAAGTGGCGGCGCCGCTTCGTGAAGAACCGCGTCGAAGGCTTATGGGACGAGCCGCGGCCGGGCCGGCCGCGGACCATAGCGGATGCCGAGGTGGCCCGAGTCATCGAGCGGACGCTCACTGCCACGCCGGCCGATGCGACCCATTGGTCCCTCCGCTCAATGGCGAAGGCGAGTGGCCTCTCCCACACGACGATTCGCCGGATCTGGACGGCCTTCGGCTTACAGCCCCACCGCTCGCAGACGTTTCACCTCTCCGGCGATCCGCTGTTCGTCGAGAAAGTCCGCGACATCATCGGGCTCTATCTATCTCCCCCGGACCGGGCGGTGGTGCTCTGTGTTGACGAAAAGAGGCAGAGCCAGGTCCTCGACCGTGAGCAGCCTGTGTTGCCAATGCTGCCGGGCATGGCCGAGCGCCGCACCCATACCTATGTCCGGCATGGCACGACCTCACCGCTCGCGGCCCTTGATGTCGCCACGGGCTTCGTCATTGGCAAGTGCTACAGGCGGCATCGAGCCCGGAAGTTCCTCGCCTTCCTGAAGGAGATTGATGCCCGCGTCCCCGCGAACCTCGCCATCCACATCATCATGGACAACTACGCCACCCACAAGACCGCCGCGGTCAAGGCATGGCTGGCGCGGCGGCCGCACTGCCATGTCCACTTCACGCCGACCTCTGCCTCTTGGATCAATCAAGGCGAACGCTGGTTCGCCGAACTGACGCGCAAGCAGCTCCGCCGGGGCGTGCATACCTCGACGAGCCAGCTGGAGGCGGACATCCGCGCTTTTATCGCCACCCACAACGCCGCCCCGAAGCCCTTCAAATGGACAAAGTCTGCCGACGAGATCCTCGCTGCCGTCAAACGGTTCTGTCACCGG
This window encodes:
- a CDS encoding IS630 family transposase → MLMGRGVGRPVAAVVLSEEERAYLERQVRRHRIARLLAERCRLILRCAEGLPNKVVAAELGVHEHTVGKWRRRFVKNRVEGLWDEPRPGRPRTIADAEVARVIERTLTATPADATHWSLRSMAKASGLSHTTIRRIWTAFGLQPHRSQTFHLSGDPLFVEKVRDIIGLYLSPPDRAVVLCVDEKRQSQVLDREQPVLPMLPGMAERRTHTYVRHGTTSPLAALDVATGFVIGKCYRRHRARKFLAFLKEIDARVPANLAIHIIMDNYATHKTAAVKAWLARRPHCHVHFTPTSASWINQGERWFAELTRKQLRRGVHTSTSQLEADIRAFIATHNAAPKPFKWTKSADEILAAVKRFCHRGEHHLCHEL